One stretch of Candidatus Falkowbacteria bacterium DNA includes these proteins:
- a CDS encoding four helix bundle protein gives MAKSFSELRIWQQGHELLIEIYEITKGFPSWEKFCLIQQLIRAANSVIANIAESQGRYFFKDKVRVLYISRGELEEVRSHLCVAMSLKYISEEKWKHLDDSYQGLLVGLNSYINNLKSQLTN, from the coding sequence ATGGCAAAATCATTCAGTGAGTTGAGAATTTGGCAACAAGGTCATGAGTTGCTAATTGAAATTTATGAGATCACAAAAGGTTTTCCATCTTGGGAGAAGTTTTGTTTGATTCAGCAATTGATCAGGGCGGCAAACTCCGTCATTGCTAATATTGCCGAAAGTCAAGGGAGATATTTTTTTAAAGACAAAGTTCGAGTGTTGTATATTTCTCGTGGTGAATTGGAAGAAGTAAGAAGTCATTTGTGCGTTGCCATGAGTTTGAAATATATTTCAGAAGAAAAATGGAAACATCTTGATGATAGTTATCAAGGATTATTGGTTGGTTTGAATAGTTATATTAATAACTTGAAGAGCCAATTAACTAATTAA
- a CDS encoding NTP transferase domain-containing protein, with amino-acid sequence MSERQVVILAGGKGTRMNSEHPKVLAPVLDRPMIEHVLDAVYKVNLGRRPVVVVGYKGNLVRNQVRERADHVWQQNQFGTGHALACTQEHLNNFVGSILVLYGDHPLISHKTIENLFELHHSERSVLTMMTTEVEDFDDWRQTFYNFGRILRNGDNSIQAIREMKDCLENEKQVKELNPGYYCFNSDWLWQNIDKIKNENKQQEYYLTDLVEMAVQQNKTINSIKIHPIECLGINTPDHLELVEKLIRERTS; translated from the coding sequence ATGAGCGAACGACAAGTTGTAATTTTAGCTGGAGGTAAGGGGACTAGGATGAATAGTGAGCATCCAAAGGTTTTGGCCCCTGTTTTGGATAGGCCTATGATTGAGCATGTGTTAGACGCCGTTTATAAAGTTAATTTAGGTAGGAGACCGGTTGTAGTCGTTGGGTATAAAGGAAATTTAGTTCGTAATCAAGTCCGAGAACGAGCTGATCATGTATGGCAGCAAAATCAATTTGGGACTGGACATGCTTTAGCTTGTACTCAAGAGCATTTGAATAATTTTGTGGGCTCAATTTTAGTTTTATATGGTGATCATCCTTTGATTTCTCATAAAACAATTGAAAATTTATTTGAATTACATCACAGTGAAAGGTCAGTTCTTACTATGATGACTACGGAAGTGGAAGATTTTGATGACTGGCGTCAGACTTTTTACAACTTTGGTAGGATTTTACGTAATGGTGATAATTCTATTCAAGCAATTCGGGAAATGAAAGATTGTTTAGAGAACGAAAAGCAAGTTAAAGAGTTAAACCCAGGTTATTATTGTTTTAATTCCGACTGGCTGTGGCAAAATATTGATAAAATTAAAAATGAAAATAAACAGCAAGAATATTATTTAACAGATTTGGTGGAAATGGCAGTACAACAGAACAAAACGATTAACTCAATTAAAATTCATCCGATTGAGTGTTTAGGAATTAATACGCCGGATCATTTAGAATTAGTTGAGAAGTTGATTAGAGAGCGAACTAGTTAA
- a CDS encoding DUF192 domain-containing protein, translated as MFRIILIILMVFLFSSCGFSQFIDLRVPSGDQIKVKVSVSSNELAKGLSKVPSLEAFQGMLFIFDKPKQANFWMKEMMFDLDIIFLDENKKVLEIRANEVPCQTINECPIIQSKNTAIKYVLEVPAGMATQYQINNDSILKW; from the coding sequence ATGTTCAGGATTATTCTTATAATTTTGATGGTGTTTTTGTTCTCAAGTTGTGGTTTTTCCCAATTCATAGACTTACGGGTTCCTTCTGGCGATCAAATAAAGGTGAAAGTATCTGTAAGTTCAAATGAGCTAGCCAAGGGCTTGAGCAAAGTCCCCAGTTTAGAAGCTTTTCAGGGCATGCTTTTTATTTTTGATAAGCCGAAGCAAGCTAATTTTTGGATGAAAGAGATGATGTTTGATTTGGACATTATTTTTTTAGACGAAAATAAAAAAGTTTTAGAAATTCGAGCAAATGAGGTTCCTTGTCAAACCATAAATGAGTGTCCAATAATTCAATCAAAAAATACAGCCATTAAATATGTCTTGGAAGTCCCAGCAGGAATGGCGACTCAATATCAAATTAATAATGATTCAATTTTAAAATGGTAA
- the pncB gene encoding nicotinate phosphoribosyltransferase, with the protein MLDMKRLKEERKKIKKILYTPDEVKAIIAGIKPIIQGISDEDVYKFTMQQGAYLGQSFNGSKNFCDLDVEYDFNDRKGTVYPEGFADAVTRQVRLMGNMRLQDWERKGFESMSWFKRSYLDFLSSYRYDPSEVTVRQDRKGRLFIKVNGPWYRTILWEVPILAIVSELYFHMTGQTPNVETFETNLVNKTFNFNRPGFTYIDFGTRRRVSYLTQEAVCLYMAQTIPDNFLGTSNCYIAFKNGLKAFGTHAHEWFMAHQAMFGTRMANEMGLESWVRMYDGALGIALTDTFTTANFLEAFGKRYAELFTGVRHDSGCPFEFGEAIIKHYERLGIDPKSKAIVFSDGLDDKLAVELHEKFYGRIGVSFGIGTFLSNDVGFKPLSIVIKISKCRWLGTERWIYVVKLSDNPAKHHGPPEAITNTQYDIGLAA; encoded by the coding sequence ATGCTTGACATGAAGCGCCTCAAAGAAGAGCGCAAAAAGATCAAGAAGATTCTCTACACACCTGATGAAGTCAAGGCAATCATTGCCGGAATCAAGCCGATCATTCAGGGAATTTCCGATGAAGATGTGTACAAGTTCACGATGCAACAGGGCGCCTATCTCGGACAGTCTTTCAATGGCTCAAAGAACTTTTGCGATCTGGATGTAGAGTACGACTTTAACGATCGGAAAGGTACGGTTTACCCAGAAGGCTTTGCCGATGCAGTTACGCGCCAGGTCCGACTCATGGGCAATATGCGTCTCCAAGACTGGGAACGAAAAGGCTTTGAAAGCATGTCCTGGTTCAAGCGAAGCTATCTTGATTTTCTCAGTAGCTATCGCTATGACCCGAGTGAAGTTACAGTTCGACAAGACAGAAAGGGGCGCCTTTTTATCAAAGTAAACGGCCCCTGGTATCGTACGATCCTGTGGGAAGTTCCCATCCTGGCGATTGTCAGCGAGCTGTACTTCCACATGACCGGACAGACTCCGAACGTTGAAACTTTTGAGACCAACCTGGTCAACAAGACCTTCAACTTCAATCGTCCTGGCTTCACTTACATCGACTTTGGTACCCGTCGTCGAGTTTCTTACCTGACCCAGGAAGCAGTTTGTCTCTATATGGCACAGACCATTCCTGACAACTTCCTTGGTACGAGCAATTGCTATATTGCTTTCAAGAATGGACTCAAGGCGTTCGGTACTCATGCTCATGAATGGTTCATGGCACACCAAGCGATGTTTGGTACTCGCATGGCCAACGAAATGGGTTTAGAATCCTGGGTTCGTATGTACGATGGTGCACTGGGCATTGCCCTTACCGACACTTTCACCACTGCGAACTTCCTTGAGGCTTTTGGTAAGCGTTACGCTGAGCTTTTCACTGGAGTTCGTCACGACAGTGGCTGTCCATTTGAATTTGGTGAAGCGATAATCAAACATTACGAAAGGCTGGGAATTGACCCCAAAAGCAAGGCCATCGTCTTTAGCGATGGACTGGATGACAAGCTGGCCGTTGAACTTCACGAAAAGTTCTATGGCCGTATCGGCGTATCCTTTGGTATCGGAACATTCTTATCCAATGACGTTGGATTTAAGCCCCTATCCATTGTGATCAAAATCAGCAAATGTCGATGGTTAGGAACTGAACGCTGGATCTACGTAGTCAAACTGTCCGACAATCCAGCCAAACACCACGGTCCGCCAGAGGCTATTACCAATACTCAGTATGACATTGGTTTAGCAGCTTAA
- a CDS encoding ADP-ribosylglycohydrolase family protein, protein MQDLNELFRSKVQACFLGVAIGDAMGMPVETMTDDQIEKAVPGGVTGFLDAKQTRFDSISNFKAGETTDDWQLTRALAKSLIRCKGYDFEDMLKEQIREANESTAGWGGSTRNSIFQIQRFFQTDGREGKDPRNHSNRPAPNQGCGNGVAMKIAPLAMYVALANGGVTGGKMMSICVEQGMATHSDIRASIAAYAICWLMSSSVKDEMDVGSRKVDLKFKALVKTVRAAEKLYSAYHDYTDKISDRLQKIHENGLLSNLNGLIQQNGCSCYSLESIPFAIAIFFRNPTNFRAGVLEAVNAGGDTDTNAAIVGALIGANVGLESIPVEWQEFNRTFRDAKALGVEFFDTFAGRK, encoded by the coding sequence ATGCAGGACTTGAATGAATTATTCCGCAGTAAAGTTCAGGCTTGCTTTCTTGGCGTTGCCATTGGCGATGCAATGGGCATGCCCGTTGAAACTATGACTGATGATCAGATAGAAAAAGCTGTACCAGGTGGTGTTACTGGTTTTCTTGATGCTAAGCAAACTCGTTTTGATAGCATTAGTAATTTTAAAGCTGGTGAAACTACTGATGACTGGCAGTTGACTCGAGCGTTGGCAAAATCATTGATTCGTTGTAAGGGTTATGATTTTGAGGATATGCTCAAAGAGCAGATTCGTGAAGCTAATGAAAGTACTGCTGGTTGGGGAGGCTCAACGCGGAATTCTATTTTTCAGATCCAACGTTTTTTTCAGACTGATGGTCGGGAAGGCAAGGATCCGAGAAATCATAGTAATCGACCAGCGCCGAATCAGGGTTGTGGCAATGGCGTAGCTATGAAAATTGCGCCACTGGCTATGTATGTTGCCCTAGCTAATGGTGGAGTAACTGGTGGTAAAATGATGTCTATATGTGTGGAGCAGGGTATGGCCACTCATTCAGATATTCGTGCTTCGATTGCTGCTTATGCAATTTGCTGGTTAATGTCCTCATCGGTTAAGGATGAAATGGACGTTGGTTCTAGAAAGGTAGATTTGAAGTTCAAGGCTTTGGTCAAAACGGTCAGGGCTGCTGAAAAATTGTATTCAGCTTACCATGATTATACTGATAAAATTTCAGACCGGTTACAAAAGATTCATGAGAATGGTTTGCTGTCGAATCTAAATGGCTTGATTCAACAAAACGGTTGTAGTTGTTATTCCTTGGAATCAATTCCTTTTGCCATTGCAATTTTCTTTCGTAATCCAACTAACTTCCGAGCAGGTGTACTGGAAGCAGTTAACGCTGGCGGTGACACTGATACTAATGCGGCAATTGTGGGTGCGTTAATTGGAGCCAATGTTGGGTTGGAATCAATACCTGTGGAATGGCAGGAGTTTAATCGAACTTTCCGAGACGCTAAAGCGTTGGGAGTTGAATTCTTTGACACGTTTGCTGGAAGGAAATAA
- a CDS encoding VWA domain-containing protein yields MSKPDIGTVKSVLGDAADHGIISLPSRDLMCVSLDDNVLMGCDGLDLDEIDATEVALVSLLIDDSSSMWDVVGAVIDGQNALIEALVDSKQKDSFLLGMWALNRDNPYHSYLKVVDAEKLDNKSYHPGGCTPLYDKWVETLSANVTYAQQLRDSGTTVRSIAVVITDGQDYGSRQHTAADCATLAKDLLDSETFVLAMVGLGNHGFKDVAKDMGIPAGAVLEAGDTPSDVRRVFQLVSQSVIRASQAKVNPKSAQNNFFTP; encoded by the coding sequence ATGAGTAAACCTGATATTGGTACTGTAAAAAGTGTTCTAGGTGATGCAGCTGATCATGGGATCATCTCTTTGCCATCGCGTGACCTAATGTGCGTAAGTCTTGATGATAATGTTCTCATGGGTTGCGATGGATTGGACCTTGATGAGATCGATGCAACTGAAGTTGCCTTGGTAAGTCTCTTGATTGATGACTCAAGTTCTATGTGGGATGTTGTTGGTGCGGTTATTGATGGCCAGAATGCTTTGATTGAAGCGCTGGTTGATTCCAAACAGAAGGATTCATTTTTGCTTGGAATGTGGGCCTTGAACAGAGACAACCCTTATCACTCTTATCTGAAAGTTGTGGATGCTGAAAAATTGGATAATAAAAGTTACCATCCTGGTGGTTGCACTCCTCTTTATGACAAGTGGGTTGAGACTTTGTCTGCTAATGTTACTTATGCTCAGCAGCTTCGCGACTCTGGAACAACTGTGCGTAGCATTGCTGTAGTGATTACTGATGGTCAGGATTATGGCTCTCGTCAGCACACTGCTGCGGATTGTGCAACTTTGGCCAAGGATCTTCTGGATTCTGAAACCTTTGTTCTGGCTATGGTTGGATTGGGAAATCACGGATTCAAAGATGTGGCCAAGGACATGGGTATTCCGGCTGGTGCAGTTCTTGAAGCTGGTGATACCCCGTCTGATGTTCGTCGGGTTTTCCAACTGGTTAGTCAGTCTGTGATCCGCGCATCACAGGCCAAGGTTAATCCGAAGAGTGCTCAAAACAATTTCTTTACTCCGTAA
- a CDS encoding nicotinamidase — translation MSNAKIFPFPSFYDASKVGDLYLSRKAMVAEEATDFAKVHGLKPSVDDKFKIALFGIDVQNDFCLTSGSLSVPGAMEDSARLCEFIYKNLGLITEMHFSLDTHKAYQIFHPSFWIESATGKHPAPFTLISVADIKSGKYVPALYPHECIAYCEELEKTGKYMLCVWPYHTMLGCVGHAMVPAVFEAAMFHAVARRKQTKFETKGVHPLTENYSVLSPEVKDVAGRVVGQFNTKFFKALMENDRIYIAGQASSHCVKTTIEDLLREINAVDPSLVDKVYILEDCMSPVPAVTDPNTGAVIVDFPQMAKDALDDFRAAGMHVVKSTDVIDIAA, via the coding sequence ATGAGTAATGCTAAAATTTTTCCGTTTCCGAGTTTTTATGACGCTAGCAAGGTTGGCGATCTGTATCTTTCTCGTAAGGCGATGGTTGCTGAGGAGGCAACTGATTTTGCCAAGGTGCATGGCTTGAAGCCGTCAGTAGATGATAAATTCAAAATTGCACTTTTCGGTATTGATGTACAGAATGATTTTTGTTTGACTTCTGGTAGTTTGTCTGTCCCTGGCGCAATGGAAGACAGTGCCAGATTGTGTGAGTTCATTTACAAAAATCTGGGGCTGATCACAGAGATGCATTTTTCTCTGGATACGCACAAAGCTTACCAGATTTTCCATCCTTCTTTCTGGATTGAGAGTGCAACCGGCAAGCACCCTGCTCCGTTCACGCTCATTTCTGTTGCGGATATTAAGAGTGGCAAGTATGTGCCAGCACTTTATCCGCATGAGTGCATTGCATATTGCGAGGAGCTTGAGAAAACTGGCAAATATATGCTTTGCGTTTGGCCGTATCACACCATGCTTGGTTGTGTTGGGCATGCGATGGTTCCGGCAGTTTTTGAAGCAGCTATGTTCCATGCAGTAGCTCGTCGCAAGCAGACCAAGTTTGAGACCAAGGGTGTTCATCCTCTGACTGAGAACTATTCAGTTCTTTCGCCTGAAGTGAAGGATGTGGCTGGTCGAGTGGTTGGCCAGTTCAATACCAAGTTCTTCAAGGCTTTGATGGAAAATGATCGGATCTACATTGCTGGTCAGGCTTCCAGTCATTGCGTTAAGACCACGATTGAAGACTTGCTGCGTGAAATTAACGCTGTTGATCCTAGTCTGGTGGACAAGGTTTATATTCTGGAGGATTGCATGTCTCCGGTTCCGGCCGTGACTGATCCTAATACTGGTGCAGTTATCGTTGACTTCCCGCAGATGGCCAAGGATGCGCTGGATGATTTCCGCGCTGCGGGTATGCACGTAGTCAAGTCTACTGACGTTATCGACATCGCTGCGTAA
- the nadE gene encoding NAD(+) synthase: MTTEYRLTTKQIDRAIDAMALHLYDYCKASGIHDLIIPESGGLDSAVTTGAAAYARDMAKMDGYRLDVTAVMIPIESSPDAERLALDVINQFGVHQIKVEWTEVFRIANGSYDWRALLEHYVEESRFEHLLNDLPRSPVASINEQVKEILVKTQNQAALDQWDWSRKVAQGNIKARLRMITAYHIARLMKGLVLSTDNLSEFWMAFWTICGDVGDFGMIQNVLKGKEMKAFARRLCVPEEVINRKPDADLGISKNDEDELRANYDVIDEVMIKLIQVGFDPDGDKNQLNDLPIIDDYPYELIHSLAERALNGAFKRRGTLNLGREDLGLPHIEDIVL; this comes from the coding sequence ATGACGACTGAGTATAGATTGACGACTAAGCAGATTGACCGGGCTATTGATGCGATGGCCCTGCACCTGTATGATTATTGTAAAGCCAGCGGTATTCATGATTTGATTATTCCTGAATCCGGAGGTCTAGACAGTGCTGTAACTACGGGAGCGGCGGCGTATGCACGCGACATGGCAAAGATGGACGGTTATCGTCTGGATGTTACAGCAGTGATGATTCCCATTGAGTCCAGTCCTGATGCAGAGCGTTTGGCTCTTGATGTTATCAATCAATTTGGTGTTCATCAGATCAAGGTTGAATGGACTGAAGTATTCCGTATTGCAAACGGTAGCTACGACTGGAGAGCTCTACTTGAGCACTATGTTGAGGAAAGTCGATTTGAGCATCTACTCAATGATCTTCCTCGTTCGCCAGTTGCCAGTATTAATGAGCAGGTAAAAGAGATTCTGGTGAAAACACAGAATCAGGCTGCTCTTGATCAGTGGGACTGGTCTCGCAAGGTTGCGCAGGGAAATATCAAGGCGCGTCTGCGCATGATTACTGCGTACCACATTGCCAGGCTTATGAAGGGACTTGTTCTTTCGACCGACAATCTGTCGGAATTCTGGATGGCCTTCTGGACTATCTGCGGTGATGTTGGTGATTTCGGAATGATCCAGAATGTTCTCAAGGGAAAGGAGATGAAGGCCTTTGCCAGGCGGCTTTGTGTTCCGGAAGAGGTAATCAACCGCAAGCCGGATGCTGATCTCGGAATCAGCAAGAATGATGAAGATGAACTCCGTGCAAATTACGACGTGATCGATGAGGTTATGATCAAGCTGATTCAGGTTGGCTTTGATCCGGATGGAGACAAAAATCAGTTGAATGATCTTCCCATCATCGATGATTATCCGTATGAACTGATTCACAGTTTGGCGGAAAGAGCGTTGAACGGAGCCTTCAAGCGGCGAGGTACGCTGAATCTGGGTCGAGAAGACCTTGGTCTGCCGCACATTGAAGACATTGTTCTTTAA
- a CDS encoding nicotinate-nicotinamide nucleotide adenylyltransferase, which yields MNDKKVVIFGGSFDPPTMAHFDIAKTLSEIFDQVLVVPCGGRVKKDFGTVTPLERSEMVIMTFGELKNVKVDLSDVTNQTFTRTYDLDRRLREQINGQVFHVIGTDLIIGGATGESEIQRCWYRGQEVWENLNFVINSRAGFPLNEKDLPSKAEVLSVQELAGSSTEVRARLKAGNPITGLVVPIVEKFIIANDLYGGENDD from the coding sequence ATGAACGACAAAAAGGTTGTGATTTTTGGTGGTAGTTTTGATCCACCTACAATGGCTCACTTTGATATTGCCAAAACTCTTTCTGAGATTTTCGATCAAGTGTTAGTGGTGCCTTGTGGGGGAAGAGTCAAAAAAGACTTTGGTACAGTGACACCACTGGAAAGATCAGAAATGGTTATTATGACTTTCGGAGAATTGAAAAATGTGAAGGTTGACTTGAGTGACGTTACGAATCAAACCTTTACTCGTACTTACGATCTGGATCGCCGTTTGCGAGAGCAAATTAATGGTCAGGTTTTCCACGTTATTGGAACTGATCTAATTATAGGCGGCGCTACTGGGGAATCTGAGATTCAGAGATGCTGGTATCGCGGTCAGGAAGTTTGGGAAAACTTGAACTTTGTGATCAACAGTAGGGCTGGGTTTCCTCTCAACGAGAAGGACCTTCCTTCTAAAGCTGAGGTCTTGTCGGTGCAAGAACTTGCAGGTTCAAGTACTGAAGTCCGTGCACGACTAAAAGCAGGAAATCCAATTACAGGATTGGTAGTCCCTATTGTCGAAAAGTTTATTATTGCAAATGACCTTTACGGAGGCGAAAATGACGACTGA
- a CDS encoding isochorismatase family protein, which translates to MKTIRKIKIGRILIIVDPQLDFMESGALAVTGGSALMKMINALMATGEYDLIIVTQDWHPEGHYEFASRHGVAPFAMVKRNGVEQMVFFDHCKQNSSGAMIHPLLDMSKVALIVRKGMDPDVASHSAFFSGVNENGERITTGLAESLSAYDFEGIDVVCLAFDVCVKDSAKDAKMEFPEAEVRVLKEYCASVFPENDEQIIQELEAAEVVVVR; encoded by the coding sequence ATGAAAACTATTCGCAAGATTAAGATCGGCAGAATCCTGATAATTGTTGATCCCCAGCTTGATTTCATGGAAAGTGGAGCCCTGGCTGTTACGGGTGGCTCAGCTTTAATGAAGATGATCAATGCGTTGATGGCCACTGGTGAATACGATTTGATTATCGTTACCCAGGATTGGCATCCGGAAGGACATTACGAATTTGCTTCGAGACATGGTGTTGCTCCGTTCGCAATGGTTAAAAGGAACGGAGTTGAGCAGATGGTCTTTTTTGACCATTGCAAGCAGAATTCGTCCGGTGCAATGATTCATCCCTTACTTGATATGAGTAAAGTTGCTCTTATCGTTCGGAAGGGAATGGATCCGGATGTTGCTAGCCATTCCGCGTTTTTCTCGGGAGTTAATGAAAATGGTGAACGGATTACGACCGGTCTCGCGGAAAGTCTTTCTGCATATGATTTCGAAGGCATTGATGTTGTTTGTTTGGCCTTTGATGTTTGTGTGAAAGACTCTGCGAAAGATGCTAAGATGGAATTTCCTGAGGCAGAAGTAAGAGTACTTAAGGAATATTGCGCTTCAGTATTTCCTGAGAACGATGAACAAATTATCCAGGAGTTGGAAGCCGCTGAAGTGGTAGTTGTTCGATAA